One genomic window of Clostridioides sp. ES-S-0054-01 includes the following:
- a CDS encoding amidohydrolase produces MIFIKNGKINTITNGIIHGDILIDEGKIIEIGEDLIAPLDVEVIDASNKLVFPGFIDAHTHLGLWEDGIGFEGADGNEETDPITPQLNPIDGINPMDRTFKEAFEGGITSVCTTPGSANVMGGQCIAIKTYGKRIDKMVIKNPVASKIAFGENPKSCYGQDDKSPQTRMAIAALLRENIKKAEEYLEDIDMYESHDDEDCEKPEYDIKMESLIPVLRREIPFKAHAHRADDIFTAMRIAKEFNLKLTLDHCTEGHLIVDELLEEGFPVIVGPSLSERSKFELRNLTFNTAGILSNAGLDVCIMTDHPVIPVQYLPICAGIAVKHGMKEEKAIESITINPAKVLGIEDRVGSIEVGKDADIVIWDNSPLEIQSNVLYTIINGKVVYEKK; encoded by the coding sequence ATGATTTTTATAAAAAATGGTAAAATAAACACCATAACAAATGGGATAATTCATGGAGACATCCTTATAGATGAAGGAAAAATAATAGAAATTGGAGAAGATTTGATAGCGCCTTTAGATGTGGAGGTAATAGATGCTAGTAATAAACTTGTGTTTCCTGGATTTATAGATGCTCATACTCATTTAGGTTTATGGGAAGATGGTATAGGGTTTGAGGGAGCCGATGGAAATGAAGAGACTGACCCAATAACACCACAATTAAATCCTATAGATGGAATTAATCCAATGGATAGAACATTTAAAGAAGCCTTTGAAGGTGGCATAACTTCTGTCTGTACAACTCCTGGAAGTGCAAATGTTATGGGTGGGCAATGTATAGCTATAAAAACGTATGGAAAAAGAATTGATAAAATGGTAATAAAAAATCCAGTTGCATCTAAAATAGCTTTTGGAGAAAATCCAAAGAGCTGTTATGGTCAGGATGATAAATCTCCTCAAACTAGAATGGCTATAGCAGCCTTACTTAGAGAAAACATAAAAAAAGCAGAAGAATATCTAGAAGATATTGATATGTATGAAAGTCATGATGACGAAGACTGTGAAAAACCTGAATATGATATAAAAATGGAAAGTTTAATACCTGTGCTGAGGAGAGAAATTCCTTTCAAGGCACACGCTCATAGAGCTGATGATATTTTTACAGCAATGAGAATTGCAAAAGAATTTAATTTAAAACTTACATTAGACCATTGTACAGAAGGTCATCTTATTGTAGATGAATTGTTGGAAGAAGGATTTCCTGTGATAGTAGGTCCATCTTTATCAGAAAGGTCTAAATTTGAACTTAGAAATCTGACATTTAATACTGCTGGGATACTTTCAAATGCAGGTCTAGATGTATGCATAATGACAGACCACCCAGTAATACCAGTTCAATATCTTCCTATATGTGCAGGTATAGCAGTAAAACATGGTATGAAAGAAGAAAAAGCAATAGAATCAATTACAATAAATCCAGCTAAGGTTTTAGGTATAGAAGATAGAGTAGGTTCTATAGAAGTTGGTAAAGATGCAGATATAGTAATTTGGGATAATTCGCCACTAGAAATTCAAAGTAATGTACTTTACACTATAATAAATGGTAAAGTAGTGTATGAGAAAAAATAA
- a CDS encoding ECF transporter S component, whose protein sequence is MQNTAKKNNMISTRTLVVMSILSAISYLLMFIQAPIPGIFPDFLKIDLSDIPAIFGGMSLGPLVGFGIVVVKNVLQAITATTTGGIGEFANILIGGSYVMILCYSYKRSKDLKGVLIGFVLGTVAMTIIGSLVNYFVMMPLYGQFMGLNAIIGLGSAINPQVHDLFTFVIWIIAPFNVLKAVIISLATLPLYKKMGNIIKK, encoded by the coding sequence ATGCAAAACACAGCAAAAAAAAATAATATGATTTCAACAAGAACTTTAGTAGTAATGTCAATCTTATCTGCAATATCTTATTTATTAATGTTTATTCAAGCACCGATACCAGGTATATTTCCGGATTTCTTAAAAATTGACCTATCAGATATTCCCGCAATATTTGGAGGAATGTCCTTAGGACCATTAGTTGGATTTGGAATAGTTGTAGTAAAAAATGTGTTACAAGCAATAACAGCAACAACAACTGGAGGGATAGGAGAATTTGCAAATATATTAATTGGTGGTTCTTATGTAATGATACTTTGTTATTCATATAAGAGAAGTAAAGATTTAAAAGGTGTGTTAATTGGTTTTGTGTTAGGTACAGTAGCTATGACTATAATTGGTTCATTAGTAAACTATTTTGTAATGATGCCACTTTATGGTCAATTTATGGGATTAAATGCTATAATAGGACTAGGTTCAGCTATAAATCCCCAAGTTCATGATTTATTCACTTTTGTAATTTGGATTATAGCTCCCTTTAATGTATTAAAAGCTGTAATAATATCTTTAGCAACATTACCACTTTATAAGAAAATGGGTAATATAATAAAAAAATAA
- a CDS encoding DUF4116 domain-containing protein — MNLSKKIKKLFLDDKGYYFNSNWENIHIGIYDTKLGDSLKYITNEYIENMERVKYDYRELKNIENQTDGMCILAIRQNYKALEYVKCQTEELCLEAIKYNYRALEYVKEQTEYLCLEAIKKDCNALKYVRNKTEELIVKAIRHSSNIDVVSILKALEVQTRSICLEAIKKDGRCLAYVREHSEELCIEAIKQNYKALKYVQNQTEKMCIEAVRQNGMALQYVNKQTDKICIEAVKQDGRSIQFVNNKTEEICINAIRYLNKRYNIKDVLLYIDNYTEDICIEIVRQNGKMLMYIKNQTEKMCIEAVKENYKSLKYVKEQSERICKEALKQNYKAKEYVKIAIDDCM, encoded by the coding sequence ATGAACTTATCTAAAAAGATAAAAAAACTATTTTTAGATGATAAAGGGTATTATTTTAATAGTAATTGGGAAAATATTCATATTGGTATTTATGATACAAAGTTAGGAGATTCTTTAAAGTATATCACTAATGAATATATTGAAAATATGGAAAGGGTAAAATACGATTATCGTGAATTAAAAAATATAGAAAATCAAACTGATGGTATGTGTATTTTAGCTATAAGGCAGAATTATAAGGCACTAGAGTATGTAAAATGTCAAACCGAAGAATTATGTCTAGAGGCAATAAAGTACAACTATAGAGCACTTGAATATGTAAAAGAACAAACAGAATATCTATGTCTTGAAGCTATAAAAAAAGATTGTAATGCACTTAAGTATGTACGAAATAAAACAGAGGAACTTATTGTAAAAGCAATAAGACACTCTTCCAATATAGATGTTGTAAGTATATTAAAGGCTTTGGAGGTTCAAACAAGAAGTATATGTTTAGAAGCAATTAAAAAAGATGGCAGGTGTCTTGCATATGTTAGAGAACATAGTGAAGAATTATGTATAGAAGCTATTAAGCAAAATTATAAAGCATTAAAATATGTACAAAATCAAACAGAAAAAATGTGTATAGAAGCTGTGAGGCAAAATGGTATGGCATTACAATATGTAAATAAACAAACTGACAAAATATGTATAGAAGCTGTTAAACAAGATGGTAGAAGTATACAATTTGTTAATAATAAGACAGAAGAAATATGTATAAATGCTATAAGATATTTAAATAAAAGATATAATATTAAAGACGTGCTACTCTACATAGATAACTATACAGAGGATATATGTATAGAGATTGTAAGACAAAATGGGAAGATGCTTATGTATATAAAAAATCAAACGGAAAAAATGTGTATTGAGGCAGTAAAAGAGAATTATAAGTCTCTTAAGTATGTAAAAGAGCAATCTGAGAGAATATGCAAAGAAGCATTAAAGCAAAATTATAAAGCAAAAGAGTACGTAAAAATTGCCATTGATGATTGTATGTAA
- the tsaE gene encoding tRNA (adenosine(37)-N6)-threonylcarbamoyltransferase complex ATPase subunit type 1 TsaE, translating to MVKIYLENENKTREIGYKLGKLLKEGSVICLVGDLGAGKTTMTQSLADSLGIKDYITSPTFTIINEYEGKIPLYHFDVYRIGSSDEMYDIGYDEYVNSKGICIIEWANLIEDILPKEYLNIELRYKDEGREMILTPKGEFYKEIVEELTK from the coding sequence ATGGTAAAAATATATTTAGAAAATGAAAATAAAACTAGAGAAATAGGATATAAATTAGGTAAACTTTTAAAAGAAGGTAGCGTTATCTGTTTAGTGGGAGATTTAGGAGCTGGTAAAACTACAATGACACAAAGTTTGGCAGATTCATTAGGGATAAAAGATTATATAACAAGTCCTACATTTACTATAATAAATGAATATGAAGGAAAAATACCTTTGTATCATTTTGATGTTTATAGAATAGGTAGTAGTGATGAGATGTATGATATTGGATATGATGAATATGTAAACTCAAAAGGAATATGTATAATAGAATGGGCTAATCTAATAGAAGATATACTTCCAAAAGAATATTTAAATATAGAGTTGAGATACAAAGATGAAGGAAGAGAAATGATATTAACTCCAAAAGGAGAGTTTTATAAAGAGATAGTTGAGGAGTTGACTAAATAA
- the tsaB gene encoding tRNA (adenosine(37)-N6)-threonylcarbamoyltransferase complex dimerization subunit type 1 TsaB yields the protein MKILGMDTSSMAASVAVVENDSLICEFTVNNKKTHSQKLMPMIENMLSMSDLSIKDMDLLAVCIGPGSFTGLRIGMATVKAMAHVNNIPIIAVNSLESLANNMNFCDRKICCILDAQKNQVYSAKYKFKNGELIELDGVDVVEFNTLVEEIVSSNEEFIIVGEAVYKYKDKLENIKNIKISSPSHNVSNAGSLCSLALNKYNKNIDVHTCYTINPMYIRKSQAEVQYDEKMKRLNNER from the coding sequence ATGAAAATACTAGGTATGGATACTTCTTCTATGGCAGCAAGTGTAGCAGTTGTAGAAAATGATAGCTTAATATGTGAATTTACAGTAAACAACAAAAAAACTCATTCGCAAAAGCTTATGCCGATGATAGAAAATATGTTGAGCATGAGTGATTTAAGTATAAAAGATATGGATTTGTTAGCTGTATGTATAGGTCCAGGTTCGTTTACAGGTCTTAGAATAGGTATGGCTACAGTAAAAGCTATGGCTCATGTAAATAATATACCAATAATAGCAGTGAATTCTTTAGAATCTCTAGCAAATAACATGAATTTCTGTGATAGAAAGATATGTTGTATATTAGATGCACAGAAAAATCAAGTTTATTCAGCTAAATACAAGTTTAAAAATGGAGAGCTTATAGAATTAGATGGTGTTGATGTTGTAGAGTTTAATACTTTAGTAGAGGAAATTGTATCAAGTAATGAAGAATTTATAATAGTTGGAGAAGCTGTATACAAATATAAAGATAAGCTAGAGAATATAAAAAACATAAAAATATCTTCGCCATCTCACAATGTATCTAATGCAGGAAGCTTATGTTCTTTGGCATTAAATAAATATAATAAAAATATAGATGTACATACTTGTTATACAATAAACCCTATGTACATCAGAAAATCTCAAGCTGAAGTACAATATGATGAAAAAATGAAGAGGTTAAACAATGAAAGATAA
- the rimI gene encoding ribosomal protein S18-alanine N-acetyltransferase, with product MKDNTKLIVDDIKIEEMTVKDIDEVFEVEKNCFEDYWSKESFRKELSNEVARYIVAKLDGKIVGYVGIWLILDEGHINNVAVHSDYRGKKIGDKLIKSIVDLCKDNNISSITLEVRVSNKIAQNLYRKYGFRMDGIRKEYYSDNKEDAIIMWNQIKEV from the coding sequence ATGAAAGATAATACAAAATTAATAGTGGATGATATAAAAATAGAAGAAATGACCGTTAAAGATATAGATGAAGTTTTTGAAGTAGAAAAAAATTGTTTTGAAGATTATTGGTCGAAAGAGTCTTTTAGAAAAGAGTTGTCTAATGAAGTAGCAAGGTATATAGTAGCTAAGTTAGATGGAAAAATTGTTGGATATGTGGGAATTTGGCTTATACTTGATGAAGGGCATATAAACAATGTGGCTGTCCATAGTGACTATAGAGGCAAAAAAATAGGGGACAAGTTGATAAAAAGTATAGTTGATTTATGTAAAGATAATAATATTTCATCTATTACATTAGAAGTTAGAGTATCAAATAAAATAGCACAAAATTTATATAGAAAATATGGATTTAGAATGGATGGAATAAGAAAAGAATACTACAGTGATAATAAAGAAGATGCAATTATAATGTGGAACCAAATAAAAGAGGTGTAG
- the tsaD gene encoding tRNA (adenosine(37)-N6)-threonylcarbamoyltransferase complex transferase subunit TsaD — protein sequence MSDIITLAIESSCDETAASVLKNGREVLSNIISTQIETHKKFGGVVPEVASRKHVENIDIVVQEALDKANIVFNDIDHIAVTYGPGLVGALLVGLSYAKALAYTLNIPLVGVNHIEGHLSANYIEHKDLKPPFITLIVSGGHTHLVEVKDYGKYEILGKTRDDASGEAFDKISRAMNLGYPGGPIIDNLAKKGNKHAIEFPRAYLEEDSYDFSFSGLKSSVLNYLNGKRMKNEEIVVEDVAASFQEAVIEVLSTKALKTVKDKGYNIITLSGGVASNSGLRAKITELAKESDIIVKYPPLILCTDNAAMIGCAGYYNFINGKIHDMSLNAVPNLKINQ from the coding sequence ATGAGTGATATAATAACATTAGCTATAGAAAGTAGTTGCGATGAAACAGCTGCATCAGTTTTAAAAAATGGTAGAGAAGTACTTTCAAACATAATCTCTACTCAAATAGAGACACATAAAAAATTTGGTGGTGTAGTTCCAGAGGTAGCTTCAAGAAAACACGTGGAAAATATTGATATAGTTGTTCAAGAAGCTTTAGATAAAGCAAATATAGTATTTAATGATATAGACCATATTGCAGTTACATATGGACCTGGGCTAGTAGGAGCTTTACTAGTAGGCTTATCTTATGCTAAAGCACTTGCATATACTTTGAATATACCACTTGTAGGAGTAAATCACATAGAAGGTCATCTAAGTGCGAACTATATAGAGCATAAGGATTTGAAACCTCCTTTTATAACATTAATAGTATCTGGAGGTCATACTCACTTGGTTGAAGTTAAAGACTATGGTAAGTATGAAATTTTAGGAAAAACAAGAGATGATGCATCTGGAGAAGCATTTGATAAGATTTCAAGAGCAATGAATTTAGGTTATCCAGGAGGTCCTATTATTGATAATCTAGCAAAAAAAGGAAATAAGCATGCTATAGAATTTCCAAGAGCCTATTTAGAAGAAGATAGTTATGATTTTAGTTTTAGTGGATTAAAATCTTCTGTGCTAAATTACCTAAATGGAAAAAGAATGAAAAATGAAGAAATAGTAGTTGAAGATGTAGCAGCATCTTTTCAAGAGGCTGTGATAGAGGTTTTATCTACTAAGGCACTAAAAACAGTAAAAGATAAAGGATATAATATCATAACTCTTTCTGGTGGGGTTGCTTCTAATTCAGGGCTTAGGGCTAAAATAACAGAGCTTGCAAAAGAGAGTGATATTATTGTTAAATATCCTCCTCTAATTTTATGTACAGATAATGCTGCTATGATAGGATGTGCAGGATATTATAATTTTATAAATGGTAAAATACATGATATGAGTTTAAATGCAGTTCCAAATTTAAAGATAAATCAGTAG
- the hpdB gene encoding 4-hydroxyphenylacetate decarboxylase large subunit, which translates to MSQSKEDKIRSILKAKNIKSNFQNKENLNEFNEKKASKRAEDLLDVYYNTLSTADMEFPYWYNREYRKSDGDIPVVRRAKALRAAFSHMTPNIIPGEKIVMQKTRHYRGSFPMPWVSESFFVAQGEQMKEEAKKLASNTADELTKFGSGGGNVTESFGNVVSIAGKFGMRKEEVPVLVKMAKEWVGKSVEDLGFHYEKMMPDYDLKENLMSTLICMFDSGYTLPQGREVINYFYPLNYGLDGIIEMAKECKKAVAGNASGDGLIGMDRLYFYEAVIQVIEGLQTWILNYAKHAKYLESIETDLGAKKEYSDLVEILEHIAHKQPRTFREALQLTYTIHIASVNEDAISGMSIGRFGQILYPWYEQDMEKGLITKEEVIELLELYRIKITCIDCFASAGVNGGVLSGNTFNTLSIGGLREDGSTGANELEELLLEASMRCRTPQPSLTMLYDEKLPEDFLMKAAECTKLGSGYPAWVNNSNGTTFMMKQFADEGMTVEEARAFALGGCLETSPGCWKQLTLNGKTYSIAGGAGQSAGSGVHFIANPKILELVLMNGKDHRMNIQVFEPHNKSLDTYEEVIEVFKDYYKQAINVLERANNIELDIWRKFDTSIINSLLKPDCLDKGQHIGNMGYRYNATLNVETCGTVTMVNSFAALKKLVYDDKTFTIEEMKDAILNNFGFKDALEVGNYSMADQIKVDKTGKYDAIYKACLDAPKYGNNDLYADNILKNYEVWLSKVCEEAQSLYAKKMYPCQISVSTHGPQGAATLATPDGRLSGTTYSDGSVSAYAGTDKNGVYALFESATIWDQAVVQNSQMNLKLHPTTIKGQQGTQKLLDLTRSYLRKGGFHIQYNVVDSETLKDAQKNPDNYRQLMVRVAGFTQYWCELGKPIQDEVIARTEYEGV; encoded by the coding sequence ATGAGTCAAAGTAAAGAAGACAAAATAAGAAGTATTTTGAAAGCAAAAAATATTAAGTCGAATTTTCAGAATAAAGAAAATTTAAATGAATTTAATGAAAAAAAAGCAAGTAAAAGAGCAGAAGACTTATTAGATGTATATTATAATACATTGTCTACTGCTGATATGGAATTTCCATATTGGTATAATAGAGAATATAGAAAATCGGATGGTGATATACCAGTAGTTAGAAGAGCTAAAGCTCTTAGAGCTGCTTTTTCACATATGACACCAAACATAATACCTGGCGAGAAAATAGTAATGCAAAAGACTCGTCATTATAGAGGCTCTTTTCCAATGCCTTGGGTAAGTGAAAGTTTCTTTGTTGCTCAAGGAGAACAAATGAAAGAAGAAGCAAAGAAGTTAGCCAGTAATACAGCAGATGAGCTTACAAAATTTGGGTCTGGTGGAGGAAATGTTACTGAAAGCTTTGGAAATGTCGTTTCAATAGCTGGTAAATTCGGAATGAGAAAAGAAGAAGTACCTGTACTTGTAAAAATGGCAAAAGAATGGGTTGGAAAGTCTGTTGAAGATTTAGGTTTTCACTATGAAAAAATGATGCCAGATTATGATTTAAAAGAAAATCTAATGAGTACGCTTATATGTATGTTTGATTCAGGGTATACACTTCCTCAAGGTAGAGAAGTTATAAATTATTTTTATCCTTTAAATTATGGGTTAGATGGAATTATAGAAATGGCAAAAGAATGTAAAAAAGCAGTTGCAGGAAATGCATCTGGAGATGGGCTTATTGGTATGGACCGCCTATATTTCTATGAGGCCGTTATTCAAGTTATTGAAGGATTACAAACTTGGATTTTAAATTATGCAAAACATGCAAAATATTTAGAAAGTATAGAGACGGATTTAGGAGCTAAAAAAGAATATTCAGATTTAGTGGAGATATTAGAGCATATTGCACATAAACAACCTCGTACATTTAGGGAAGCTCTTCAGTTAACTTATACAATTCATATAGCATCAGTAAATGAGGATGCTATATCTGGTATGTCTATAGGTCGTTTTGGTCAAATTTTATATCCTTGGTATGAACAAGATATGGAAAAAGGACTAATTACAAAAGAAGAGGTTATCGAATTATTGGAGCTTTATAGAATAAAAATCACTTGTATTGACTGTTTTGCCTCAGCAGGTGTAAATGGAGGAGTGTTATCAGGAAACACATTTAATACGTTATCTATAGGTGGATTAAGAGAAGATGGTTCTACAGGAGCTAACGAGTTAGAAGAGTTATTATTAGAAGCAAGTATGAGATGTAGAACTCCTCAGCCTAGTTTAACTATGTTATATGATGAAAAGCTTCCAGAAGATTTCTTAATGAAAGCTGCGGAATGTACAAAGCTTGGTTCTGGTTATCCAGCATGGGTGAATAATTCAAATGGGACAACCTTTATGATGAAACAATTTGCTGATGAAGGTATGACTGTTGAGGAAGCAAGAGCATTTGCATTAGGTGGATGTTTGGAAACATCTCCAGGGTGTTGGAAACAGTTGACTTTAAATGGAAAGACATATTCTATTGCAGGAGGAGCAGGTCAATCTGCTGGCTCTGGAGTCCACTTTATAGCTAATCCTAAAATCTTAGAACTTGTTCTTATGAATGGTAAAGACCATCGTATGAATATACAAGTATTTGAACCTCATAATAAGTCACTAGATACTTATGAAGAAGTTATAGAAGTATTTAAAGATTACTATAAACAAGCAATAAATGTTTTAGAAAGAGCAAACAATATTGAGTTAGATATATGGAGAAAATTTGATACTTCTATAATAAATTCACTATTAAAGCCAGATTGTTTAGACAAAGGTCAACATATAGGAAATATGGGGTATCGTTATAATGCAACATTAAACGTAGAAACTTGTGGTACTGTTACTATGGTCAATTCATTTGCAGCACTTAAAAAGCTTGTATATGATGACAAAACGTTTACAATAGAGGAGATGAAGGATGCCATATTAAATAATTTTGGATTTAAAGATGCATTAGAAGTAGGAAATTACTCTATGGCAGACCAAATAAAAGTAGATAAGACTGGTAAGTATGATGCTATTTATAAGGCTTGTCTTGATGCACCTAAATATGGAAATAATGATTTGTATGCAGATAATATTCTTAAAAACTATGAGGTATGGTTATCAAAAGTATGTGAAGAAGCACAATCTTTATATGCTAAGAAGATGTATCCTTGCCAAATATCTGTTTCTACACATGGACCACAAGGGGCTGCTACGTTGGCTACTCCAGATGGTAGACTAAGTGGAACAACATATTCAGATGGTTCAGTTTCTGCATATGCAGGAACAGATAAAAATGGTGTATATGCATTATTTGAATCTGCAACTATTTGGGATCAAGCAGTAGTTCAAAATTCTCAGATGAATTTAAAACTTCATCCAACAACTATAAAAGGACAACAGGGTACTCAAAAATTATTAGATTTAACAAGAAGTTATTTAAGAAAAGGTGGATTCCATATTCAATATAATGTTGTAGATTCAGAAACATTGAAAGATGCACAAAAAAATCCTGATAATTATCGTCAATTAATGGTACGTGTTGCTGGATTTACTCAATATTGGTGTGAATTAGGTAAACCAATACAAGATGAAGTAATTGCTAGAACAGAGTATGAAGGGGTGTAA
- the hpdC gene encoding 4-hydroxyphenylacetate decarboxylase small subunit — MRKHSDCMNFCAVDATKGICRLSKQMINLDDEACPEIKAMPKCKNCKNFVDVNDEGIGKCVGLEKEDWVYSTLNAITCEGHVFNE, encoded by the coding sequence ATGAGAAAGCATAGTGATTGTATGAATTTTTGTGCAGTAGATGCAACCAAAGGAATTTGTAGATTATCAAAACAAATGATTAATTTAGATGATGAAGCATGTCCAGAAATAAAAGCAATGCCAAAATGTAAAAATTGTAAAAATTTTGTTGATGTTAATGATGAAGGCATAGGTAAATGTGTTGGTTTAGAGAAGGAAGATTGGGTATATTCAACATTGAATGCAATTACTTGTGAAGGACATGTGTTTAATGAGTAG
- the hpdA gene encoding 4-hydroxyphenylacetate decarboxylase activase, with translation MSSQNQLEGMIFDVQSFSVHDGPGCRTTVFLNGCPLSCKWCANPESWTVKPHMMFSELSCQYENGCTVCHGRCKNGALGFDLDNKPIIEWSICKNCESFECVNSCYYNAFKLCAKPYTVDELVKVIKRDSNNWRSNGGVTFSGGEPLLQHEFLHEVLLKCHEVNIHTAIETSACVSNEVFNKIFKDIDFAFIDIKHMDREKHKEQTGVYNDLILENISNLANSDWKGRLVLRVPVIAGFNDSTENISDIISFMHKNNLVEINLLPFHRLGESKWIQLGKEYEYSDKGDVDEEHLEELQDIFLDNGIACYVGHETAF, from the coding sequence ATGAGTAGTCAAAATCAACTAGAGGGAATGATTTTTGATGTACAGAGTTTTTCAGTCCATGATGGACCAGGTTGCAGAACAACTGTATTTTTAAATGGATGTCCACTTAGCTGTAAATGGTGTGCAAATCCAGAAAGTTGGACTGTTAAACCACATATGATGTTTAGTGAGTTATCATGTCAATATGAAAATGGATGTACCGTATGTCATGGTAGATGTAAAAATGGTGCATTAGGTTTTGACCTTGATAATAAGCCAATCATAGAATGGAGCATATGTAAGAACTGTGAAAGCTTTGAATGTGTCAACTCATGTTATTATAATGCGTTTAAATTATGTGCAAAACCTTATACTGTAGATGAACTTGTAAAGGTAATTAAACGTGATTCTAATAATTGGAGAAGTAATGGAGGAGTAACGTTTAGTGGAGGTGAGCCACTACTTCAACATGAATTTTTACATGAAGTATTATTGAAATGTCATGAGGTAAATATACACACTGCCATTGAAACAAGTGCATGTGTATCAAATGAAGTTTTTAATAAAATATTTAAAGATATTGATTTTGCATTTATTGATATAAAGCATATGGATAGAGAAAAGCACAAAGAACAAACAGGTGTGTATAATGATTTAATACTAGAAAATATATCAAACCTTGCAAATTCTGATTGGAAAGGAAGGTTAGTACTTAGAGTTCCAGTTATAGCAGGATTTAATGATAGTACTGAAAATATAAGTGATATTATATCTTTTATGCACAAAAACAACTTGGTAGAAATTAATTTATTACCATTTCACAGGCTAGGAGAATCAAAGTGGATTCAATTAGGCAAGGAGTATGAGTATTCTGATAAGGGAGATGTTGATGAAGAGCATCTTGAAGAATTACAAGATATATTTTTGGATAATGGTATAGCTTGTTATGTTGGTCATGAGACAGCTTTCTAA